One region of Primulina tabacum isolate GXHZ01 chromosome 1, ASM2559414v2, whole genome shotgun sequence genomic DNA includes:
- the LOC142549567 gene encoding uncharacterized protein LOC142549567 isoform X2: MLAFVNMMKWPYSDLYGDELAGYAELYHEIFLVVNIQLNLMKFPYFQMATTDDIHIDAKPNGHADGCDFRHHHRRRARRSSMASSSGTVTDGNSLYFSETDSDAVADGSLPVALTDEPLLMCNSSRGSPGTLVDPRGRQKLDCSVLPISEEEEVDLEHGESELNLQNNGDERGFRCRICHLNLEGNYDDSQGDENSTGVPVELGCSCKGDLGVAHVHCAKTWFQIKGDPICEICGSIALNFMVELGNEVINIEVASHTSEAGSETNGFKHGHLVLTFMIAFMVLTFVISYTFHMKNLNRED; encoded by the exons ATGCTGGCGTTTGTAAACATGATGAAATGGCCCTATAGTGACCTGTATGGGGATGAAT TGGCTGGGTATGCTGAACTATATCATGAGATCTTTCTGGTGGTGAATATTCAGCTCAATTTGATGAAATTCCCTTATTTTCAG ATGGCGACTACAGATGATATCCACATCGACGCAAAACCCAATGGCCATGCGGATGGTTGTGATTTTCGCCATCACCACCGCCGTCGCGCTCGGAGGTCCTCTATGGCTAGCAGTAGCGGGACTGTAACAGATGGCAACAGCCTTTACTTTTCAGAAACTGACTCAGATGCGGTTGCTGATGGCTCACTGCCTGTTGCCTTAACAGATGAGCCCCTTCTCATGTGCAACTCTTCTAGAGGGTCTCCCGGCACTCTTGTCGATCCAAGAGGCCGACAGAAATTAGATTGTTCGGTCCTCCCAATTTCAGAGGAAGAAGAGGTTGATCTGGAACATGgtgaatcagagctgaatttgCAAAATAATGGAGACGAGAGAGGATTCAGATGTAGGATTTGTCATTTAAATTTGGAGGGAAATTATGATGATAGTCAAGGAGATGAGAATTCTACAGGGGTTCCAGTTGAATTGGGCTGTAGCTGTAAAGGAGATTTGGGGGTCGCCCACGTGCACTGTGCTAAAACTTGGTTCCAAATCAAGGGAGATCC AATTTGTGAAATTTGTGGTTCCATTGCCTTGAACTTTATGGTTGAGCTTGGAAATGAAGTAATCAACATAGAAGTGGCATCACACACTTCTGAGGCCGGCTCTGAGACCAATGGGTTTAAGCACGGTCATCTTGTTTTGACCTTTATGATTGCTTTCATGGTTTTGACCTTTGTCATTTCATATACTTTTCATATGAAAAACCTTAATAGAGAAGATTAG
- the LOC142549567 gene encoding uncharacterized protein LOC142549567 isoform X5: MATTDDIHIDAKPNGHADGCDFRHHHRRRARRSSMASSSGTVTDGNSLYFSETDSDAVADGSLPVALTDEPLLMCNSSRGSPGTLVDPRGRQKLDCSVLPISEEEEVDLEHGESELNLQNNGDERGFRCRICHLNLEGNYDDSQGDENSTGVPVELGCSCKGDLGVAHVHCAKTWFQIKGDPICEICGSIALNFMVELGNEVINIEVASHTSEAGSETNGFKHGHLVLTFMIAFMVLTFVISYTFHMKNLNRED; this comes from the exons ATGGCGACTACAGATGATATCCACATCGACGCAAAACCCAATGGCCATGCGGATGGTTGTGATTTTCGCCATCACCACCGCCGTCGCGCTCGGAGGTCCTCTATGGCTAGCAGTAGCGGGACTGTAACAGATGGCAACAGCCTTTACTTTTCAGAAACTGACTCAGATGCGGTTGCTGATGGCTCACTGCCTGTTGCCTTAACAGATGAGCCCCTTCTCATGTGCAACTCTTCTAGAGGGTCTCCCGGCACTCTTGTCGATCCAAGAGGCCGACAGAAATTAGATTGTTCGGTCCTCCCAATTTCAGAGGAAGAAGAGGTTGATCTGGAACATGgtgaatcagagctgaatttgCAAAATAATGGAGACGAGAGAGGATTCAGATGTAGGATTTGTCATTTAAATTTGGAGGGAAATTATGATGATAGTCAAGGAGATGAGAATTCTACAGGGGTTCCAGTTGAATTGGGCTGTAGCTGTAAAGGAGATTTGGGGGTCGCCCACGTGCACTGTGCTAAAACTTGGTTCCAAATCAAGGGAGATCC AATTTGTGAAATTTGTGGTTCCATTGCCTTGAACTTTATGGTTGAGCTTGGAAATGAAGTAATCAACATAGAAGTGGCATCACACACTTCTGAGGCCGGCTCTGAGACCAATGGGTTTAAGCACGGTCATCTTGTTTTGACCTTTATGATTGCTTTCATGGTTTTGACCTTTGTCATTTCATATACTTTTCATATGAAAAACCTTAATAGAGAAGATTAG
- the LOC142549608 gene encoding cytosolic enolase 3: MSVQEYLDKHMLARKIEDAVNAAVRAKTPDPVLFISNHMRKSVPSVITKVKARQILDSRGIPTVEVDLHTNKGVFRASSPSGASSGMYEAVELRDGDKGTYLGKGVSRAVNNINEKISEALIGMDPTLQVQIDQAMIDLDKTDKKVELGANALLAVSMAACKAGAAEKEVSLYKHIADLAGRTTFNVPVPAFTVINGGKHAGNNLSVQDIMVLPVGALRFEEALQMGSETYHHLKAVITEKYGLYGCNVGEDGGFAPNISSLKEGLDLVKEAIGRTGYNEKIKIALDIAATEFCIGTKYDLDYKSPNKSGQNYKSGEDMIAMYKELCEAYPIVSIEDPFDKEDWEHSKYFTSLGICQVVGDDLLMSNPKRIERAMQEAACNTLLLKVNQVGTVTEAIEVVKLAKDANWGVVISQRSGESEDSFIADLSVGLSAGQIKAGAPCRGERLVKYNQLLRIEEELGNQALYAGDDWRNC; the protein is encoded by the exons ATGTCAGTGCAGGAGTATCTGGACAAACATATGCTCGCTCGGAAGATCGAAGACGCCGTCAATGCTGCCGTTAGGGCAAAAACGCCCGATCCCGTTCTATTCATCTCCAATCACATGAGGAAATCTGTTCCCTCCGTCATCACCAAGGTTAAAGCCAGGCAAATCCTCGACAGCAGAGGAATTCCTACTGTTGAAGTCGATTTGCACACCAACAAGGGCGTGTTTCGTGCTTCCTCCCCCAGTGGTGCCTCCTCCGGCAT GTATGAGGCTGTTGAATTACGTGATGGAGACAAGGGTACCTATCTTGGGAAAGGTGTGAGTAGAGCTGTTAATAATATTAATGAGAAAATATCCGAAGCTTTAATTGGTATGGATCCAACTCTTCAAGTTCAAATTGATCAAGCCATGATAGATCTGGACAAGACTGATAAAAAG GTTGAACTTGGAGCTAATGCACTTTTAGCAGTTTCAATGGCTGCTTGCAAAGCTGGGGCGGCTGAAAAAGAG GTTTCACTTTACAAACACATTGCTGATCTTGCTGGTAGAACTACTTTCAATGTTCCTGTCCCTGCTTTCACTGTAATAAATGGTGGAAAACATGCTGGGAACAATTTGTCAGTACAA GATATTATGGTTCTTCCCGTCGGAGCACTCAGATTTGAGGAGGCATTGCAAATGGGTTCAGAGACTTATCATCATTTGAAG GCTGTGATTACAGAGAAATATGGATTGTATGGATGTAATGTTGGGGAAGATGGTGGCTTTGCTCCAAATATATCCAG TTTGAAAGAAGGTTTAGATCTTGTGAAGGAGGCAATTGGAAGAACAGGCTATAacgagaaaataaaaatagcacTTGATATAGCTGCAACTGAATTTTGCATAG GTACGAAGTATGATTTAGATTATAAATCACCAAATAAATCTGGTCAAAATTATAAGTCAGGAGAGGACATGATTGCTATGTACAAAGAACTCTGTGAAG CTTACCCGATTGTGTCAATTGAAGATCCATTTGACAAGGAGGATTGGGAACATTCCAAGTATTTTACTAGTCTTGGGATATGCCag GTTGTTGGAGATGATTTGTTGATGTCAAATCCTAAAAGAATTGAGAGAGCCATGCAGGAGGCTGCTTGCAATACTCTTCTTCTAAAG GTTAATCAGGTGGGCACTGTGACTGAGGCCATTGAGGTGGTCAAATTGGCTAAGGATGCTAATTGGGGTGTGGTGATATCTCAAAGAAGCGGTGAGAGTGAAGATTCTTTCATAGCTGATTTGTCTGTTGGCCTTTCAGCTGGTCAGATTAAGGCCGGTGCACCTTGCCGGGGGGAGAGATTAGTGAAGTACAATCAG TTGCTCAGAATTGAAGAAGAGCTTGGGAATCAAGCACTTTATGCAGGAGATGACTGGAGAAATTGCTGA
- the LOC142549567 gene encoding uncharacterized protein LOC142549567 isoform X3: MLSHLSMATTDDIHIDAKPNGHADGCDFRHHHRRRARRSSMASSSGTVTDGNSLYFSETDSDAVADGSLPVALTDEPLLMCNSSRGSPGTLVDPRGRQKLDCSVLPISEEEEVDLEHGESELNLQNNGDERGFRCRICHLNLEGNYDDSQGDENSTGVPVELGCSCKGDLGVAHVHCAKTWFQIKGDPICEICGSIALNFMVELGNEVINIEVASHTSEAGSETNGFKHGHLVLTFMIAFMVLTFVISYTFHMKNLNRED, translated from the exons ATGTTAAGCCACTTATCA ATGGCGACTACAGATGATATCCACATCGACGCAAAACCCAATGGCCATGCGGATGGTTGTGATTTTCGCCATCACCACCGCCGTCGCGCTCGGAGGTCCTCTATGGCTAGCAGTAGCGGGACTGTAACAGATGGCAACAGCCTTTACTTTTCAGAAACTGACTCAGATGCGGTTGCTGATGGCTCACTGCCTGTTGCCTTAACAGATGAGCCCCTTCTCATGTGCAACTCTTCTAGAGGGTCTCCCGGCACTCTTGTCGATCCAAGAGGCCGACAGAAATTAGATTGTTCGGTCCTCCCAATTTCAGAGGAAGAAGAGGTTGATCTGGAACATGgtgaatcagagctgaatttgCAAAATAATGGAGACGAGAGAGGATTCAGATGTAGGATTTGTCATTTAAATTTGGAGGGAAATTATGATGATAGTCAAGGAGATGAGAATTCTACAGGGGTTCCAGTTGAATTGGGCTGTAGCTGTAAAGGAGATTTGGGGGTCGCCCACGTGCACTGTGCTAAAACTTGGTTCCAAATCAAGGGAGATCC AATTTGTGAAATTTGTGGTTCCATTGCCTTGAACTTTATGGTTGAGCTTGGAAATGAAGTAATCAACATAGAAGTGGCATCACACACTTCTGAGGCCGGCTCTGAGACCAATGGGTTTAAGCACGGTCATCTTGTTTTGACCTTTATGATTGCTTTCATGGTTTTGACCTTTGTCATTTCATATACTTTTCATATGAAAAACCTTAATAGAGAAGATTAG
- the LOC142549567 gene encoding uncharacterized protein LOC142549567 isoform X4 — protein sequence MGMNMATTDDIHIDAKPNGHADGCDFRHHHRRRARRSSMASSSGTVTDGNSLYFSETDSDAVADGSLPVALTDEPLLMCNSSRGSPGTLVDPRGRQKLDCSVLPISEEEEVDLEHGESELNLQNNGDERGFRCRICHLNLEGNYDDSQGDENSTGVPVELGCSCKGDLGVAHVHCAKTWFQIKGDPICEICGSIALNFMVELGNEVINIEVASHTSEAGSETNGFKHGHLVLTFMIAFMVLTFVISYTFHMKNLNRED from the exons ATGGGGATGAAT ATGGCGACTACAGATGATATCCACATCGACGCAAAACCCAATGGCCATGCGGATGGTTGTGATTTTCGCCATCACCACCGCCGTCGCGCTCGGAGGTCCTCTATGGCTAGCAGTAGCGGGACTGTAACAGATGGCAACAGCCTTTACTTTTCAGAAACTGACTCAGATGCGGTTGCTGATGGCTCACTGCCTGTTGCCTTAACAGATGAGCCCCTTCTCATGTGCAACTCTTCTAGAGGGTCTCCCGGCACTCTTGTCGATCCAAGAGGCCGACAGAAATTAGATTGTTCGGTCCTCCCAATTTCAGAGGAAGAAGAGGTTGATCTGGAACATGgtgaatcagagctgaatttgCAAAATAATGGAGACGAGAGAGGATTCAGATGTAGGATTTGTCATTTAAATTTGGAGGGAAATTATGATGATAGTCAAGGAGATGAGAATTCTACAGGGGTTCCAGTTGAATTGGGCTGTAGCTGTAAAGGAGATTTGGGGGTCGCCCACGTGCACTGTGCTAAAACTTGGTTCCAAATCAAGGGAGATCC AATTTGTGAAATTTGTGGTTCCATTGCCTTGAACTTTATGGTTGAGCTTGGAAATGAAGTAATCAACATAGAAGTGGCATCACACACTTCTGAGGCCGGCTCTGAGACCAATGGGTTTAAGCACGGTCATCTTGTTTTGACCTTTATGATTGCTTTCATGGTTTTGACCTTTGTCATTTCATATACTTTTCATATGAAAAACCTTAATAGAGAAGATTAG
- the LOC142549567 gene encoding uncharacterized protein LOC142549567 isoform X1, which yields MLAFVNMMKWPYSDLYGDELAGYAELYHEIFLVVNIQLNLMKFPYFQVGEMATTDDIHIDAKPNGHADGCDFRHHHRRRARRSSMASSSGTVTDGNSLYFSETDSDAVADGSLPVALTDEPLLMCNSSRGSPGTLVDPRGRQKLDCSVLPISEEEEVDLEHGESELNLQNNGDERGFRCRICHLNLEGNYDDSQGDENSTGVPVELGCSCKGDLGVAHVHCAKTWFQIKGDPICEICGSIALNFMVELGNEVINIEVASHTSEAGSETNGFKHGHLVLTFMIAFMVLTFVISYTFHMKNLNRED from the exons ATGCTGGCGTTTGTAAACATGATGAAATGGCCCTATAGTGACCTGTATGGGGATGAAT TGGCTGGGTATGCTGAACTATATCATGAGATCTTTCTGGTGGTGAATATTCAGCTCAATTTGATGAAATTCCCTTATTTTCAGGTGGGAGAA ATGGCGACTACAGATGATATCCACATCGACGCAAAACCCAATGGCCATGCGGATGGTTGTGATTTTCGCCATCACCACCGCCGTCGCGCTCGGAGGTCCTCTATGGCTAGCAGTAGCGGGACTGTAACAGATGGCAACAGCCTTTACTTTTCAGAAACTGACTCAGATGCGGTTGCTGATGGCTCACTGCCTGTTGCCTTAACAGATGAGCCCCTTCTCATGTGCAACTCTTCTAGAGGGTCTCCCGGCACTCTTGTCGATCCAAGAGGCCGACAGAAATTAGATTGTTCGGTCCTCCCAATTTCAGAGGAAGAAGAGGTTGATCTGGAACATGgtgaatcagagctgaatttgCAAAATAATGGAGACGAGAGAGGATTCAGATGTAGGATTTGTCATTTAAATTTGGAGGGAAATTATGATGATAGTCAAGGAGATGAGAATTCTACAGGGGTTCCAGTTGAATTGGGCTGTAGCTGTAAAGGAGATTTGGGGGTCGCCCACGTGCACTGTGCTAAAACTTGGTTCCAAATCAAGGGAGATCC AATTTGTGAAATTTGTGGTTCCATTGCCTTGAACTTTATGGTTGAGCTTGGAAATGAAGTAATCAACATAGAAGTGGCATCACACACTTCTGAGGCCGGCTCTGAGACCAATGGGTTTAAGCACGGTCATCTTGTTTTGACCTTTATGATTGCTTTCATGGTTTTGACCTTTGTCATTTCATATACTTTTCATATGAAAAACCTTAATAGAGAAGATTAG